A window from Calliopsis andreniformis isolate RMS-2024a chromosome 7, iyCalAndr_principal, whole genome shotgun sequence encodes these proteins:
- the Dab gene encoding DAB adaptor protein isoform X2 has translation MQTLRKKNSPCKFKNEPSRFLGEGVSFKAKLIGILEVSEARGDRMCQAALADLKMAIRAAGEHKQRITVQVSIDGLRLRDEKTGDCLYHHPVHKISFIAQDMSDSRAFGYIFGSPDTGHRFFGIKTDKAASQVVITMRDLFQVVFELKKKEIEMTKQHLEQNAISVNKFHNSGIFVEHTPDTKFELNSLQQGMHHMDKITPENQTQAADDLFETDPFGDSFANMKLEDTVRPILPPPPSGSKRGHLERQQTVPGPQSSVASSPAPNLTSKTPPLQNTMQWFDEEAENLFSDNEVTGSPKNTPVKKELDETQSKSPQIDVFTELDPLGTGLIKPYVDKKDFFQHLKNPPKKVLKDLVSTSSSDTFPTNFPAASDPLDSISQIRNDLTKDNHVEDANFANFDRFDENEAIQSMFARNESPRRSDSVKSAHHQPLSVSLPPEDSAAKGPPSAPASGAPLLNRLDKDSTESMHGLPQITSPLKSSRKKEFDIDVAGAKTQSLEKAFPVDFSGTTESPASPLKSCSSDANSRLSTSSAELELVPEPPPRGAANILINPPPLPPKKQGARGAMKPPPRPPHTDSYFQNDFPEREHSAPVVAKERSKSPPKDIKGHFDDNFSLPLQLSSKSDLIGSMTTSTFEDSFSSMVPTTNLSTFFTSTSTSTTTKKTKPSLDITLSQLTSSNLDELANSLGMTIQELTSLTLQQLTECLAALSAKEAAASEVEEAAPPKQEPVKQQTVFSFSQPRSYNEPQAFAATNTEQETKHEATYDKYAVFRELLSLELEQMEKNEDSVMKDTIEDEVSETENAESAGPQQDICEDSKEESLTSLVNLTVKLPPSTEDLAKEESFEKAEETEPSSSLAEEKISEIEGKSKEPETRINFLSQQSTTDDDVFERRKSETDAEEKVEEKESPEKTSDVNEEYDKSTVDSNMEETNGSLVIERTEVKTSVSTYSDKYAALREIIGEPEPPKQTEEEVSTSSQVSPGIQAQSKGLAEVELLNLFSDPPVSSPKKQAKKEEDVKTMDIFEEIKMLSTGTHSAKGPKSTVPDDIFCPFTELKQERSEKDDSNWAKFDTSLFAPERPACEGPPSLRGPSPGPLEDEEESEESNGRVRGDSRFWCSRHSRFDAPGFSERPFYEEPGLVPGPGNKRDRSFRDRMIKKSREGPWITNPGHRPRDPSSWHEDSQWEFFPHRKMPYKDEEEQYEAHWKCRPQPQRWNWPHEPFYDEERKRKLTLWNDEDRFGSQESMGYDEDDRWFRRKYERRRWEEDTRFWNRRSAGPPDPDYPTRQNYYYYREGRERPHPDYPPAWDEEYGSDRPGDDSPRYNPSGRKRHWPKRPNSANEGRNADIYAEPRKFGTSRSECSDNDSDAYLRPSQRSRSRESYWDSDQEYDSWVERPYWSEGPDSKSESLHRKRIPRHKQRQPHPKTWSPFEDDFAQSIEHVDPSAVESLATVEPRVRPEEQKAPPVSPPFGKKCSKEMLRKEMQKDYSKRSSYFEDDLTPTASASSDASDRQRLPSDLKATPEELPCDSKEAHQTTDGFVSEDSGRDSFFNGDLRYDDDAFAFKSELEDNVPDHRATTLPLKNHSRQGKYSASNSNNNNNNNKSRNDQYIRKSESVNIFVRENDPFDDDDFFN, from the exons ATGCAGACCTTAAGGAAGAAGAACAGTCCGTGCAAGT TCAAGAACGAGCCGTCCCGATTCCTTGGGGAGGGTGTGTCGTTCAAGGCGAAGCTGATTGGCATATTGGAAGTGTCGGAAGCGCGCGGGGACCGGATGTGCCAAGCAGCTTTGGCGGATCTGAAGATGGCGATTCGAGCTGCTGGGGAACACAAACAACGAATCACTGTCCAGGTCAGCATCGATGGACTACGACTGCGGGACGAGAAGACTGGG GACTGTCTGTACCACCATCCTGTACATAAGATATCCTTCATCGCCCAGGATATGAGCGATTCGAGGGCGTTTGGGTATATTTTTGGATCACCTGACACTGGGCATCGCTTCTTTGGCATCAAGACCGACAAGGCAGCTAGTCAA GTGGTAATCACAATGAGAGACCTCTTTCAAGTTGTATTCGAGCTGAAGAAAAAGGAAATCGAAATGACGAAGCAGCACCTGGAGCAGAATGCCATAAGCGTTAACAAATTCCACAACAGTGGTATCTTCGTCGAGCACACCCCTGACACCAAA TTCGAATTAAATTCCCTGCAGCAAGGGATGCATCATATGGACAAAATCACACCTGAGAATCAGACCCAGGCTGCTGACGACCTCTTTGAAACTGACCCATTCGGTGACTCGTTTGCCAATATGAAG ttGGAGGATACCGTGCGTCCCATTCTACCACCCCCGCCATCAGGCTCCAAAAGAGGACACCTGGAGCGACAGCAAACTGTGCCAGGTCCACAGTCCTCCGTTGCATCTAGTCCAGCACCGAATTTGACCAGCAAGACGCCTCCACTGCAAAACACGATGCAGTGGTTCGACGAAGAAGCTGAGAATCTCTTTAGCGATAATGAAGTCACTGGCTCTCCGAAAAACACTCCAGTCAAGAAGGAATTAGACGAG ACACAGTCAAAGAGTCCACAGATAGACGTCTTCACAGAGTTGGATCCCTTAGGAACAGGCTTAATAAAGCCATACGTGGATAAGAAAGACTTCTTCCAGCACCTGAAGAACCCACCCAAGAAGGTCCTGAAGGATTTAGTGTCCACCAGCTCGTCAGACACCTTCCCAACCAACTTCCCCGCTGCCTCTGACCCTCTGGACTCCATCAGCCAGATACGCAATGATTTAACGAAGGACAACCACGTGGAGGACGCCAACTTCGCGAACTTCGACAGGTTCGATGAGAACGAGGCCATCCAGTCCATGTTCGCGCGCAATGAATCGCCAAGAAGGTCAGACAGTGTGAAGTCTGCCCACCATCAGCCTCTGTCTGTGTCCCTGCCACCTGAGGACTCTGCTGCCAAGGGTCCCCCAAGTGCTCCTGCCTCGGGAGCTCCACTGCTGAACAGGCTAGACAAGGACTCCACAGAGTCCATGCATGGGCTGCCCCAGATCACTAGTCCCCTGAAGTCTTCGCGTAAGAAGGAGTTCGATATCGACGTGGCAGGTGCCAAGACCCAGTCCCTGGAGAAGGCATTCCCAGTTGACTTCTCAGGGACCACTGAGTCCCCTGCTTCTCCACTGAAGTCCTGTTCCTCTGACGCTAACTCCAGACTGTCCACTTCCTCAGCGGAGCTGGAGCTGGTGCCTGAGCCTCCTCCACGAGGGGCAGCCAATATCCTGATCAATCCACCACCCCTGCCACCCAAGAAGCAGGGAGCCAGAGGCGCCATGAAGCCTCCTCCGAGGCCACCACACACTGACAGCTACTTCCAAAACGACTTCCCTGAGAGAGAACACTCTGCGCCAGTGGTGGCCAAGGAGAGGAGCAAGAGTCCGCCGAAGGACATCAAGGGACACTTTGATGATAATTTCAGCCTGCCCCTTCAGCTGTCCAGCAAGTCTGACTTGATTGGCTCCATGACCACGTCGACGTTTGAGGACTCCTTCAGCTCCATGGTGCCTACCACGAATCTGTCCACGTTCTTCACGTCCACCAGCACATCGACTACCACGAAGAAGACCAAGCCTTCGTTGGACATCACCCTGAGCCAGCTGACGTCCTCGAATCTGGATGAACTGGCTAATAGTCTTGGGATGACGATCCAGGAGCTGACGAGTCTGACGCTTCAGCAGCTGACTGAGTGCCTGGCTGCTCTGTCTGCGAAGGAGGCTGCTGCTAGCGAGGTGGAGGAGGCAGCTCCTCCTAAGCAGGAGCCTGTGAAGCAGCAGACTGTCTTCAGTTTTTCCCAGCCAAGGTCTTATAACGAGCCTCAGGCTTTTGCTGCGACGAACACTGAGCAGGAGACCAAGCATGAAGCTACTTACGATAAGTACGCGGTATTTCGGGAGCTGTTGTCGCTAGAGCTGGAGCAGATGGAGAAGAATGAAGACAGCGTGATGAAGGACACTATCGAGGATGAAGTATCTGAGACGGAGAATGCTGAGAGCGCTGGGCCACAGCAGGACATCTGTGAGGATAGCAAAGAAGAGTCCCTAACCTCTCTAGTGAACTTGACAGTGAAGCTTCCACCGAGTACTGAAGACCTAGCGAAAGAGGAGTCCTTTGAGAAAGCTGAAGAGACAGAACCCTCTTCGAGCTTGGCAGAGGAGAAGATCAGTGAGATTGAAGGCAAGTCAAAGGAACCTGAAACTAGGATAAATTTCCTGTCCCAGCAGTCCACTACTGATGACGATGTCTTTGAGAGAAGAAAATCGGAGACTGACGCTGAAGAGAAGGTAGAAGAAAAGGAGTCACCTGAGAAGACCAGCGATGTTAATGAAGAGTATGATAAGTCGACTGTGGACAGTAACATGGAGGAGACGAATGGTTCCCTGGTGATAGAGAGAACAGAGGTGAAGACCTCAGTGTCAACTTACAGCGACAAGTACGCTGCTCTGAGGGAGATCATAGGCGAGCCAGAGCCACCTAAGCAGACCGAGGAAGAGGTGTCCACCTCCTCTCAAGTGTCCCCTGGGATACAGGCCCAGTCCAAGGGCCTAGCGGAAGTGGAGCTACTGAACCTGTTCTCAGATCCACCAGTCTCTAGTCCAAAGAAGCAGGCGAAGAAGGAGGAGGACGTGAAGACCATGGACATCTTTGAGGAAATAAAAATGCTGAGCACTGGGACTCACTCTGCCAAGGGACCCAAGTCGACAGTACCAGATGACATCTTCTGCCCCTTCACAGAGTTGAAGCAAGAGAGGAGCGAGAAGGACGACAGCAATTGGGCCAAGTTCGACACCAGTTTATTTGCTCCAGAGAGACCAGCCTGCGAGGGGCCTCCTTCTCTACGAGGCCCATCTCCAGGGCCCCTAGAGGACGAAGAGGAGAGCGAAGAAAGCAATGGCAGGGTACGAGGGGACAGCAGATTCTGGTGCAGTCGTCATTCCCGATTCGACGCGCCAGGATTCAGCGAAAGGCCCTTCTACGAGGAGCCAGGCCTCGTCCCAGGCCCTGGGAACAAGAGGGACAGGAGCTTCCGCGACAGAATGATCAAGAAGTCCCGCGAGGGGCCCTGGATCACGAACCCTGGCCACCGACCACGTGACCCATCCTCCTGGCACGAGGACAGTCAGTGGGAATTCTTCCCCCATAGGAAGATGCCGTATAAGGACGAAGAGGAGCAGTACGAGGCCCACTGGAAGTGCAGGCCCCAGCCCCAGCGCTGGAACTGGCCCCACGAGCCCTTCTATGATGAAGAAAGGAAGAGGAAGCTGACGCTGTGGAACGACGAGGACAGATTCGGTAGCCAGGAGAGCATGGGTTATGACGAAGACGACAGGTGGTTCAGGAGGAAATACGAGAGAAGAAGATGGGAGGAGGACACCAGATTCTGGAACAGGAGGTCAGCGGGCCCACCTGACCCAGATTACCCCACCAGAcagaattattattactatcgaGAAGGCAGGGAGAGACCACACCCTGACTATCCACCTGCTTGGGATGAAGAATATGGCTCAGACCGCCCTGGGGACGATTCACCCAGGTACAACCCTTCTGGCAGGAAGAGGCACTGGCCCAAGAGGCCCAACAGCGCCAACGAGGGTCGCAACGCTGATATCTACGCTGAGCCTCGCAAATTTGGGACCTCCAGGTCAGAGTGCAGCGATAACGATTCTGATGCCTATCTTAGACCATCCCAGCGCTCCAGAAGTCGCGAGAGCTACTGGGACAGTGACCAGGAGTACGACAGTTGGGTGGAGAGGCCCTACTGGTCCGAGGGTCCTGATTCAAAAAGCGAGAGCCTTCATCGCAAGAGAATACCCAGGCACAAACAACGCCAACCACACCCAAAAACCTGGAGTCCTTTTGAAGATGACTTCGCTCAGAGCATAGAGCACGTGGACCCATCAGCAGTCGAGTCCCTGGCTACAGTGGAGCCACGTGTCCGCCCTGAAGAGCAGAAGGCACCCCCAGTTAGCCCCCCTTTTGGCAAGAAGTGCTCGAAGGAGATGCTGAGGAAGGAGATGCAGAAGGATTACAGCAAAAGGTCCAGCTACTTCGAGGATGACCTCACGCCCACAGCAAGTGCGTCCAGCGACGCGTCTGACAGACAGAGGCTACCCTCTGACCTGAAGGCCACCCCTGAGGAGTTGCCCTGCGACAGCAAGGAGGCACACCAGACGACTGATGGCTTCGTGTCCGAGGACAGTGGCCGTGACTCGTTTTTTAATGGGGACTTGAGATACGACGACGACGCGTTCGCGTTTAAGTCCGAGTTGGAGGACAATGTGCCCGACCATCGCGCCACCACATTGCCCCTGAAGAACCACAGTCGACAGGGGAAGTACAGTGCGagcaatagtaataataacaataataataataagtcgAGGAACGACCAGTATATCAGGAAGTCCGAGTCAGTGAACATATTCGTCAGAGAAAACGACCCCTTCGACGACGACGACTTCTTCAACTGA
- the Dab gene encoding DAB adaptor protein isoform X1 — protein sequence MQTLRKKNSPCKFKNEPSRFLGEGVSFKAKLIGILEVSEARGDRMCQAALADLKMAIRAAGEHKQRITVQVSIDGLRLRDEKTGDCLYHHPVHKISFIAQDMSDSRAFGYIFGSPDTGHRFFGIKTDKAASQVVITMRDLFQVVFELKKKEIEMTKQHLEQNAISVNKFHNSGIFVEHTPDTKGAAGTESSLRVKNANLEIDKSGDKRNETQSGVIADLLDLQFELNSLQQGMHHMDKITPENQTQAADDLFETDPFGDSFANMKLEDTVRPILPPPPSGSKRGHLERQQTVPGPQSSVASSPAPNLTSKTPPLQNTMQWFDEEAENLFSDNEVTGSPKNTPVKKELDETQSKSPQIDVFTELDPLGTGLIKPYVDKKDFFQHLKNPPKKVLKDLVSTSSSDTFPTNFPAASDPLDSISQIRNDLTKDNHVEDANFANFDRFDENEAIQSMFARNESPRRSDSVKSAHHQPLSVSLPPEDSAAKGPPSAPASGAPLLNRLDKDSTESMHGLPQITSPLKSSRKKEFDIDVAGAKTQSLEKAFPVDFSGTTESPASPLKSCSSDANSRLSTSSAELELVPEPPPRGAANILINPPPLPPKKQGARGAMKPPPRPPHTDSYFQNDFPEREHSAPVVAKERSKSPPKDIKGHFDDNFSLPLQLSSKSDLIGSMTTSTFEDSFSSMVPTTNLSTFFTSTSTSTTTKKTKPSLDITLSQLTSSNLDELANSLGMTIQELTSLTLQQLTECLAALSAKEAAASEVEEAAPPKQEPVKQQTVFSFSQPRSYNEPQAFAATNTEQETKHEATYDKYAVFRELLSLELEQMEKNEDSVMKDTIEDEVSETENAESAGPQQDICEDSKEESLTSLVNLTVKLPPSTEDLAKEESFEKAEETEPSSSLAEEKISEIEGKSKEPETRINFLSQQSTTDDDVFERRKSETDAEEKVEEKESPEKTSDVNEEYDKSTVDSNMEETNGSLVIERTEVKTSVSTYSDKYAALREIIGEPEPPKQTEEEVSTSSQVSPGIQAQSKGLAEVELLNLFSDPPVSSPKKQAKKEEDVKTMDIFEEIKMLSTGTHSAKGPKSTVPDDIFCPFTELKQERSEKDDSNWAKFDTSLFAPERPACEGPPSLRGPSPGPLEDEEESEESNGRVRGDSRFWCSRHSRFDAPGFSERPFYEEPGLVPGPGNKRDRSFRDRMIKKSREGPWITNPGHRPRDPSSWHEDSQWEFFPHRKMPYKDEEEQYEAHWKCRPQPQRWNWPHEPFYDEERKRKLTLWNDEDRFGSQESMGYDEDDRWFRRKYERRRWEEDTRFWNRRSAGPPDPDYPTRQNYYYYREGRERPHPDYPPAWDEEYGSDRPGDDSPRYNPSGRKRHWPKRPNSANEGRNADIYAEPRKFGTSRSECSDNDSDAYLRPSQRSRSRESYWDSDQEYDSWVERPYWSEGPDSKSESLHRKRIPRHKQRQPHPKTWSPFEDDFAQSIEHVDPSAVESLATVEPRVRPEEQKAPPVSPPFGKKCSKEMLRKEMQKDYSKRSSYFEDDLTPTASASSDASDRQRLPSDLKATPEELPCDSKEAHQTTDGFVSEDSGRDSFFNGDLRYDDDAFAFKSELEDNVPDHRATTLPLKNHSRQGKYSASNSNNNNNNNKSRNDQYIRKSESVNIFVRENDPFDDDDFFN from the exons ATGCAGACCTTAAGGAAGAAGAACAGTCCGTGCAAGT TCAAGAACGAGCCGTCCCGATTCCTTGGGGAGGGTGTGTCGTTCAAGGCGAAGCTGATTGGCATATTGGAAGTGTCGGAAGCGCGCGGGGACCGGATGTGCCAAGCAGCTTTGGCGGATCTGAAGATGGCGATTCGAGCTGCTGGGGAACACAAACAACGAATCACTGTCCAGGTCAGCATCGATGGACTACGACTGCGGGACGAGAAGACTGGG GACTGTCTGTACCACCATCCTGTACATAAGATATCCTTCATCGCCCAGGATATGAGCGATTCGAGGGCGTTTGGGTATATTTTTGGATCACCTGACACTGGGCATCGCTTCTTTGGCATCAAGACCGACAAGGCAGCTAGTCAA GTGGTAATCACAATGAGAGACCTCTTTCAAGTTGTATTCGAGCTGAAGAAAAAGGAAATCGAAATGACGAAGCAGCACCTGGAGCAGAATGCCATAAGCGTTAACAAATTCCACAACAGTGGTATCTTCGTCGAGCACACCCCTGACACCAAA GGCGCAGCAGGAACCGAATCCTCGCTTCGTGTAAAAAACGCGAACTTAGAAATTGATAAGTCAGGTGATAAAAGAAACGAGACGCAAAGTGGTGTAATTGCAGACTTATTGGATTTGCAGTTCGAATTAAATTCCCTGCAGCAAGGGATGCATCATATGGACAAAATCACACCTGAGAATCAGACCCAGGCTGCTGACGACCTCTTTGAAACTGACCCATTCGGTGACTCGTTTGCCAATATGAAG ttGGAGGATACCGTGCGTCCCATTCTACCACCCCCGCCATCAGGCTCCAAAAGAGGACACCTGGAGCGACAGCAAACTGTGCCAGGTCCACAGTCCTCCGTTGCATCTAGTCCAGCACCGAATTTGACCAGCAAGACGCCTCCACTGCAAAACACGATGCAGTGGTTCGACGAAGAAGCTGAGAATCTCTTTAGCGATAATGAAGTCACTGGCTCTCCGAAAAACACTCCAGTCAAGAAGGAATTAGACGAG ACACAGTCAAAGAGTCCACAGATAGACGTCTTCACAGAGTTGGATCCCTTAGGAACAGGCTTAATAAAGCCATACGTGGATAAGAAAGACTTCTTCCAGCACCTGAAGAACCCACCCAAGAAGGTCCTGAAGGATTTAGTGTCCACCAGCTCGTCAGACACCTTCCCAACCAACTTCCCCGCTGCCTCTGACCCTCTGGACTCCATCAGCCAGATACGCAATGATTTAACGAAGGACAACCACGTGGAGGACGCCAACTTCGCGAACTTCGACAGGTTCGATGAGAACGAGGCCATCCAGTCCATGTTCGCGCGCAATGAATCGCCAAGAAGGTCAGACAGTGTGAAGTCTGCCCACCATCAGCCTCTGTCTGTGTCCCTGCCACCTGAGGACTCTGCTGCCAAGGGTCCCCCAAGTGCTCCTGCCTCGGGAGCTCCACTGCTGAACAGGCTAGACAAGGACTCCACAGAGTCCATGCATGGGCTGCCCCAGATCACTAGTCCCCTGAAGTCTTCGCGTAAGAAGGAGTTCGATATCGACGTGGCAGGTGCCAAGACCCAGTCCCTGGAGAAGGCATTCCCAGTTGACTTCTCAGGGACCACTGAGTCCCCTGCTTCTCCACTGAAGTCCTGTTCCTCTGACGCTAACTCCAGACTGTCCACTTCCTCAGCGGAGCTGGAGCTGGTGCCTGAGCCTCCTCCACGAGGGGCAGCCAATATCCTGATCAATCCACCACCCCTGCCACCCAAGAAGCAGGGAGCCAGAGGCGCCATGAAGCCTCCTCCGAGGCCACCACACACTGACAGCTACTTCCAAAACGACTTCCCTGAGAGAGAACACTCTGCGCCAGTGGTGGCCAAGGAGAGGAGCAAGAGTCCGCCGAAGGACATCAAGGGACACTTTGATGATAATTTCAGCCTGCCCCTTCAGCTGTCCAGCAAGTCTGACTTGATTGGCTCCATGACCACGTCGACGTTTGAGGACTCCTTCAGCTCCATGGTGCCTACCACGAATCTGTCCACGTTCTTCACGTCCACCAGCACATCGACTACCACGAAGAAGACCAAGCCTTCGTTGGACATCACCCTGAGCCAGCTGACGTCCTCGAATCTGGATGAACTGGCTAATAGTCTTGGGATGACGATCCAGGAGCTGACGAGTCTGACGCTTCAGCAGCTGACTGAGTGCCTGGCTGCTCTGTCTGCGAAGGAGGCTGCTGCTAGCGAGGTGGAGGAGGCAGCTCCTCCTAAGCAGGAGCCTGTGAAGCAGCAGACTGTCTTCAGTTTTTCCCAGCCAAGGTCTTATAACGAGCCTCAGGCTTTTGCTGCGACGAACACTGAGCAGGAGACCAAGCATGAAGCTACTTACGATAAGTACGCGGTATTTCGGGAGCTGTTGTCGCTAGAGCTGGAGCAGATGGAGAAGAATGAAGACAGCGTGATGAAGGACACTATCGAGGATGAAGTATCTGAGACGGAGAATGCTGAGAGCGCTGGGCCACAGCAGGACATCTGTGAGGATAGCAAAGAAGAGTCCCTAACCTCTCTAGTGAACTTGACAGTGAAGCTTCCACCGAGTACTGAAGACCTAGCGAAAGAGGAGTCCTTTGAGAAAGCTGAAGAGACAGAACCCTCTTCGAGCTTGGCAGAGGAGAAGATCAGTGAGATTGAAGGCAAGTCAAAGGAACCTGAAACTAGGATAAATTTCCTGTCCCAGCAGTCCACTACTGATGACGATGTCTTTGAGAGAAGAAAATCGGAGACTGACGCTGAAGAGAAGGTAGAAGAAAAGGAGTCACCTGAGAAGACCAGCGATGTTAATGAAGAGTATGATAAGTCGACTGTGGACAGTAACATGGAGGAGACGAATGGTTCCCTGGTGATAGAGAGAACAGAGGTGAAGACCTCAGTGTCAACTTACAGCGACAAGTACGCTGCTCTGAGGGAGATCATAGGCGAGCCAGAGCCACCTAAGCAGACCGAGGAAGAGGTGTCCACCTCCTCTCAAGTGTCCCCTGGGATACAGGCCCAGTCCAAGGGCCTAGCGGAAGTGGAGCTACTGAACCTGTTCTCAGATCCACCAGTCTCTAGTCCAAAGAAGCAGGCGAAGAAGGAGGAGGACGTGAAGACCATGGACATCTTTGAGGAAATAAAAATGCTGAGCACTGGGACTCACTCTGCCAAGGGACCCAAGTCGACAGTACCAGATGACATCTTCTGCCCCTTCACAGAGTTGAAGCAAGAGAGGAGCGAGAAGGACGACAGCAATTGGGCCAAGTTCGACACCAGTTTATTTGCTCCAGAGAGACCAGCCTGCGAGGGGCCTCCTTCTCTACGAGGCCCATCTCCAGGGCCCCTAGAGGACGAAGAGGAGAGCGAAGAAAGCAATGGCAGGGTACGAGGGGACAGCAGATTCTGGTGCAGTCGTCATTCCCGATTCGACGCGCCAGGATTCAGCGAAAGGCCCTTCTACGAGGAGCCAGGCCTCGTCCCAGGCCCTGGGAACAAGAGGGACAGGAGCTTCCGCGACAGAATGATCAAGAAGTCCCGCGAGGGGCCCTGGATCACGAACCCTGGCCACCGACCACGTGACCCATCCTCCTGGCACGAGGACAGTCAGTGGGAATTCTTCCCCCATAGGAAGATGCCGTATAAGGACGAAGAGGAGCAGTACGAGGCCCACTGGAAGTGCAGGCCCCAGCCCCAGCGCTGGAACTGGCCCCACGAGCCCTTCTATGATGAAGAAAGGAAGAGGAAGCTGACGCTGTGGAACGACGAGGACAGATTCGGTAGCCAGGAGAGCATGGGTTATGACGAAGACGACAGGTGGTTCAGGAGGAAATACGAGAGAAGAAGATGGGAGGAGGACACCAGATTCTGGAACAGGAGGTCAGCGGGCCCACCTGACCCAGATTACCCCACCAGAcagaattattattactatcgaGAAGGCAGGGAGAGACCACACCCTGACTATCCACCTGCTTGGGATGAAGAATATGGCTCAGACCGCCCTGGGGACGATTCACCCAGGTACAACCCTTCTGGCAGGAAGAGGCACTGGCCCAAGAGGCCCAACAGCGCCAACGAGGGTCGCAACGCTGATATCTACGCTGAGCCTCGCAAATTTGGGACCTCCAGGTCAGAGTGCAGCGATAACGATTCTGATGCCTATCTTAGACCATCCCAGCGCTCCAGAAGTCGCGAGAGCTACTGGGACAGTGACCAGGAGTACGACAGTTGGGTGGAGAGGCCCTACTGGTCCGAGGGTCCTGATTCAAAAAGCGAGAGCCTTCATCGCAAGAGAATACCCAGGCACAAACAACGCCAACCACACCCAAAAACCTGGAGTCCTTTTGAAGATGACTTCGCTCAGAGCATAGAGCACGTGGACCCATCAGCAGTCGAGTCCCTGGCTACAGTGGAGCCACGTGTCCGCCCTGAAGAGCAGAAGGCACCCCCAGTTAGCCCCCCTTTTGGCAAGAAGTGCTCGAAGGAGATGCTGAGGAAGGAGATGCAGAAGGATTACAGCAAAAGGTCCAGCTACTTCGAGGATGACCTCACGCCCACAGCAAGTGCGTCCAGCGACGCGTCTGACAGACAGAGGCTACCCTCTGACCTGAAGGCCACCCCTGAGGAGTTGCCCTGCGACAGCAAGGAGGCACACCAGACGACTGATGGCTTCGTGTCCGAGGACAGTGGCCGTGACTCGTTTTTTAATGGGGACTTGAGATACGACGACGACGCGTTCGCGTTTAAGTCCGAGTTGGAGGACAATGTGCCCGACCATCGCGCCACCACATTGCCCCTGAAGAACCACAGTCGACAGGGGAAGTACAGTGCGagcaatagtaataataacaataataataataagtcgAGGAACGACCAGTATATCAGGAAGTCCGAGTCAGTGAACATATTCGTCAGAGAAAACGACCCCTTCGACGACGACGACTTCTTCAACTGA